The genomic DNA ATCCGTTTCTAGGCTGGCGGGCGATACGAATCAGCCTGAAGCGCGTCGATCTGTTTTTGACCCAGCTTCGCGCAATTCTGCGCGCTGGTATATATGGAAAGGCGGCGATTATGCTACCCATGGTCGCCAGCTTGGCGGAGCTGCGTCAGGCGAAACAGCTGATCGCACAGGCGATGCAATCACTTGAGGAAGAGAAAATTCCGTTCGCGAGGGACATTGAAGTAGGGATTATGATTGAAACCCCTGCGGCCGCGATTATGGCGGCGCAATTTGCAAAGGAGTGCGATTTTTTCAGCATCGGGACCAACGATCTGACACAGTACACATTGGCGGTGGACAGGGGAAACCCGCTCGTCTGCCAGCTTTACAGCTATTTTCATCCGGCGGTACTGCGGCTGATTCATCAAGTGATATTAGCGGCGCACAGCCAAGGGAAATGGGTTGGCATGTGCGGCGAAATGGCGGGTGATCCCGCCGCCGTGCGACTGCTGTGTTCTTGGGGAATTGACGAGCTGAGCATGAGCCTTCCTCTCATTCCATTAGTAAAACAGGCTATTCTCGCCTGTGAAACCGACCGGCACTGGGCCGATGCGGTTCTGGCACTTTCAGAAACAGACCAAGTAAAAACCTATCTGGAATAGTGAACCTGAAAAAACAGAGGCATGTAAAAGCAATTTACTTGCTGTACATAAATGAAAAATGAAAGAGAGGCCGTTATTATGAAAAAGATAATCAATCATCCGGCAAATGTGGTTGACGAAATGTTGGAGGGGCTGACACTGGCGTATCCGCAGTATGTTCGCCGCCTAGAAGGGTTCAATGTCATCGTGCGTGCCGATGCCCCGTGTGATAAAGTGGCGCTGATCAGCGGTGGTGGCAGCGGCCATGAACCCTCCCACGCCGGATGGGTTGGCGAAGGCATGCTGGACGCAGCGGTCGCGGGTGCGGTGTTTACCTCTCCGACGCCCGACCAGATTTATGAAGCGATTAAAGCGGTTGACGCTGCAAAGGGCGTTTTGCTGGTTGTCAAAAATTATACCGGTGACGTGCTGAATTTTGAGATGGCTGCTGAAATGGCCGAAGCAGATGGCATTGAGGTGGCGCAGGTCGTTGTAAACGATGACGTGGCGGTGGAGAACAGCACCTGGACCAGCGGGCGCAGGGGCATTGCGGGTACTGTGTTGGTCCATAAGATTGCGGGCGCGAAAGCACAGGCTGGCGCAACGCTGGCGGAAGTAAAAGCCGTCGCCGAAAAAGCGATTGCCAATGTACGTTCTATGGGCATGTCTATTTCTCCTTGCACAGTGCCAGAAGCGGGCAAACCGAGCTTTGAGTTGACGGAAAATGAAATGGAAATCGGCCTGGGCATCCACGGCGAGCCGGGAACCCATCGCGAAGCCCTTCGCTCGGCGGATGAAATCACCGACCTTTTGCTGGAAAAGCTGTTCGCCGATCTCCCGTTAGAAAGCGGCGATGAAACGGCGGTTATGATTAATGGCCTTGGGGCTACGCCATTGATAGAGCTTTTTGTTGTCAACCGGCGGGTTGCGCATGTGTTTGCGGAAAAAGGAATTCAGATTGTTAAAACGTTTGTCGGGAACTATATGACCTCTCTGGAGATGGGCGGATTCTCCATTTCGGTCGTGAAGTTGGACGGAGAAATGAAGGGACTGCTGCTGGCTAAGGCGGATACACCAGCGCTTGTACAGCTGTAATTTCACGCGCGGTTTTATACCCTACAGCATTAAAATGTCCCGGCCGGTCTCGATAAAAAAGCCCGGCCGGGCATTACATGCGCCGACAGGCTGTTGTGTAAAATAAAAATGATTTTAGGTGGAAAGTTTGATAGGGAGGATTTTCATGGTACGAACGTCTCAGACCAAAACGCAGCTTGCCAATTCACTCAAAGAAATTATGAAAAAAGTGCCCTTTCATAACATTACAGTGCAAAATGTTGCGGACGACTGCAAAGTTAACCGCCAGACCTTTTACTACCACTTTAAGGACATGTATGATCTATTGGAATGGATTTATCAAAACGATATTTTCTGCGGATTCCAAGAAATTTCGGTAAAAAACTGGCAGAATGTACTGCTGGATACTATAAAATATGCAAAAAGAAACAAGTCTTTTTTACGCAATACCAATCGTTCTCTGCGCAAGGAAACGATAGAAAAATATCTATTTCCGTTTATCTACCAGCTGTTCGAGCTGGTTTTTGATGACGCCTGCAAGGATGCCCTTATCCGGACGGAGGAAAAGGTGTTTATCTTGAAGTTCTTTACACATGCCTATGTCAATGTCATTATTCAATGGATTGGAAACGGCATGCAGGAGGAAGACACCTTCCTGCTTGAAAAAGTGCAGATCCTCCGCAGGCTGCTGCAATCGTACCGCAACAGTCAGACGGCCGAGACGATTACCGTTTATAACGGACTGCAAAATATGGAGGTCAAAAACGGCGGAAAAATGCGCGGACAAATTATTCCAATGATGTCGGAGGCGGTCAATAATTTTTAAGAAATTCTTGTAATGTAAACAGAAATTAGGGCGGCTAAAAAATGAACTGAACCTTAAAGCTATGACGGAACACACCGTAGCGGGCAGTTCACTGCGGCTGCCCTTGTTATTTGCCATTTAATCAGTGGTGCTTATGGCATGAGAATGCCTGAGTTGATTGAAAAGCTCAAACGCGAAACCACAGTTTATTTCAAAAAGCGGGTGGGGCTTGACAAAGCCCCAATGGAAGGGTAAGGTTATGATGCCAAGCCAGAAATAAAAACAAAGCCCGACCGTTTAAACGCAAGGCTGGCACTTATTGAAAAGGATGGAAATTCCATGAAGCTGATAACCGTAAAGGACTATGACGCCATGAGCGAGGCTGCGGCAGAAATAATTATGCGGCAGATAGATTCAAAACCCAACAGCGTCATTGGCTTTTCCACTGGTTCAACACCCACCGGCACATATAAGCAGTTGACAGCATTCTGCGCCCAGGGCAGGGTGAGTTTTAAAAACGTGGTACCCTTTAATCTTGATGAATATGTAGGGCTAGCACCTGATGATCCGAACAGCTATGTGTACTATATGAAGGAAAACCTTTTTGACCATATTGACATAGACCCCGCCAATACCCATATACCAAATGGTGCAGCCGAGGATTTAGAGGCGGAGTGCCGTCGGTACGACGCACTGCTTGAGCGATATGGCAGCATCGACCTTCAGTTGGTGGGCATAGGGCAAAATGGGCATATTGGTTTTAACGAACCGAGCGACACATTTAGCGACAAAACCCAGATTGCTAAGCTTTCGGAAAACACCCGCGCGGTTAATGCGGCGCATTTTCGGTCTGCCGACGCTATGCCTCAGTTTGCCATAACCATGGGGGTGGGCGACATAATGCGTGCAAAGCGGATAATTCTCATGGTAAATGGTGCGCACAAAGCGCAGATACTCGATAAAGTCATGCATGGCGAGATAACGCCTCAGGTTCCGGCATCCATCTTGCAGCGGCATGATGACGTCACCGTTATTGCGACGCAGGATGCTTTTATTTAGCCGTCGAACAATCAAAAGCCCGCCCAAAAGGCGGGCTTATTTAATACTTCTACCGTTTTGCAAAGGATGGCTTCAATATCTCAGAATAGATAATTTTTCTATACGTGGTCACTAAAGGGTAAAATGCATAGCTGTAATTTGTACCGAAGAGGGAACGGATTACTTATTACTTACGTGGTGAGTTTAAAACTTGTCGGACGATCATTTTCAGTTATCTTTAGAAAATATTAGGGTAGTTTTGGTCGTCGTTTTTGGCCTTTCGTCGCATAAAAATCTCCCAAACGCAGTTTATAGTTCTGCGTTTGGGAGATTTGTTATTTAGAGCTTTTTCTTTTTCCGAAACTTCCAACTATAAGTGCCAATCGCCACAATTGACAGAACAAATGCCATAACCAGCTCGATACTTGTACTATTAGCTGAACTGGAGTTTTCTGAATTGTTTATGGTTACAGTTTTTTCGGGATGCGGCTGCTTTTGAGTAGAATTACTTGCGTCTACACCATTGGATTCAGGCGTAATGGGCTTTTTCAATTCCGCTTCCTTAGGTGCAGTCACTTTAATTACGCCGCCAGTTGTGGGATTTGTGATAATCGTTTTTGTCGGCGCATCTCCATAGAGCGTTTCAAGCAGAGAAAGCGGCCAGTATATCCGACTTGCATCCTCGTCCTGATACATTCCGGCAGGAACGGTAATGGTTTTTCCGCCGTTCCAATCAATGACAAGCGTAACGTCGGGACTTCTTCTAAGTTCACTCATCACAGAGTCGGGCATCTGATCAAACCACTTGGCGCTAACTTTAACCGTGTCCCCATTACGTGCAGCTTTAATTGCAGTTTCTACAACATCCCAAAACTTTTTTTGTTCTTCATTTGGGCCATTGTCACTGCTAGATGAACGCAATATCTTTTCAACCGGAACCATAAAGGTAAAGGTGCTGAATTCGGAGACATACATGCTTATAACATTGTTTTCCAGCGTATATTTCCCATGCGCAAGTGTGGTTCCTCTTGTAATTGTTTCAACAAGCGTGCCGTCTGACTTGTAGTGGTTTATAACCAGATCATCAGCCTGAGTTCCGCTCGGTAAAGTAAATGTAATGATTAAAGGCGAATGAAGCTGTTTTTTTATACCGTTTACAAACAACTCCGCCTTTATTTCTAGTACATTTTGCGTTTCCTTAACGTAGTTAGTTGGGGTTTGTTGTGTAAGCTTGACTTCAACATCTGCTGCATCTTTTTCACCGCTTGCTAATGCAAGACCATTTGTAGAAGGAGAAGAAATTTCGTTAGCAAGGTCTGACGGTGCAGTTAATGTTGTGCTTGTTGAGATATTGGCAATCAACCCATAAAGCTGGTCAAGATTTTTGATTGTATCGGGATCAAGCTTCTGCTTTTGGTCTTTGGTAAGCGCAATTAATTCCTGTGCGATATTGGTGACCATCTCTTTTTGAGTATCACTCATATTGTCGCCACCTGAAAAAATGTCATTGAGCATTTTCTCTATGCTCTCAATGTCATCATCGCTATTATTGGAGTGACCTGCATAGTTTTTCGGGTCATATTTCACCAGTACATGGGATACCGGCTTCCCATTAACAGAAAATTCGATCATTGAAATTCCTTTTTGCTTACCGGTTATGATCAAAGTCAAGCCGTTAATTTCAGAACCAACAATCTGAGGGCAAGAATTATGAATTGTTACCAAATCGGTAATCTCAATTCCGTCCATTGATAAAAGTGGTTCACCCTTAAAGGATATTGTTGGCGAAATCTCTGCCGTTGCACCTTCTTCAGCGATGGTCACTGCATTGTAACTATCGAATGTTACCAACACCTCCGTAAGCTTTACAGGCACTGGAATATCGACGGATTTTTCGTAGTTTGTGCTGTCTGTTGGATTAAAGGTTGCAAGGAAAGTCTGTGTTCTGTTTTCGTCATCGGCGACTAGCGCTGTTTTTGGTGTTTGCCATGACCAATAGCCAATATCCGATTTCGGAAGATTAACATCCTCAAGTGTTTTTTGAGTGTTTGTTATGGCATATAAATTCTTTGGCACCTCGTAGCCCTCCAGTATACTAGAGGGTGCTTTATTAACCGTAACCGATACACGCCCGGTGGCTGTGTTGTAGTTATTAGTATCATGAGGCGTGAAAATTACCATATGGCTTGATGTTCCCACTTCAGGCATAGTAGTATCATCATCCCATTCCCAAGTACCGGTAACTGCCAAGTTGCTATTATGTGGATTAACTGCCGAACCACCTGTTAATGTGCTGTCAGATAATCTTTGTCCGTATCTGATATCTGCTGCTATTGGCACCGTTATATTAGGGACTGCTTTTTTAACCGTAATCGATGCATCTGTTGTGGCTGGGTTGTAGTTTTCAGCATCATCGGGGGTGAAAACTACCGGATGGATGATTGCTTCCCCCGCTTGGTATGCCGTTGTATCATCCTCCCAAAGCCATCTGCCGGAGACAGTCAAACTACTATCATGTGGGTTCGTCGCCAAGCCGCCTGTTAATGTGCTGCCAGATAATGTCTGCCCAAAACAAATATCTGTTGCTGCCGGCGCGGTTAAAATAGGAACAGCTTTTTTAACCGAAACCGATATCGTTGCTGTGGCGACGCTATATTTTCCAGCATCATCAGGGGTGAAAATTACCTCATGGCTTGATGTTCCTGCTTTGGGTGCGGTCACAGTATCTTTCCACGCCCAAGTGCCGGAAACGGTTAAGGCACTGTTGTGTGGGTTCGATGCCATACCACCTGTTAAGAGGCTATCCGACAGCTTTTGACCGTAAGTGATCTCTGAAGCGGACGGCACCGTGATGCTAGGGGTTACTCTATCGACCGCAACCGCTACTGTTGTTGTGGTGGTGTTGTAATTTTCAGCATCGTTAGGCGTGAAGACGACCGTATGGATTGATGATCCCTCTTGGGGTGCGATCGAATCATCCGTCCAACGCCATGTACCGGGGATGGTCCATGCGCTGTTGTATGGGTTTGATGCCAAGCCGCTGGTTAACAGGCTGTCTGACAATTTTTGCCCGTAACGGATATCTGAGGCCTTCGGCGCAGTTAAAGTAGGCGTCGCTTTATTAACCGTAATCGATACATTCCCGGTGGATGTGTTGTAGTTTTCAGCTTCATCGGGTGTGAAGATGACCCTATGGCTTGACGTTCCCAATTCAGTCATGGTGGCATCCGTTTCCCACGTCCAACTGCCGGTAACCATCAGCTCATTATTAAGCGGATTAACTGCCGAGCCGCCTGTAAATACGCTGCCTGATAGTTTTTGGCCGTAACTGATATCTACTGCTGTCGGCGCAGTGATACTGGGGGTCACTTTATAAACCGTCACCGGAATAGTTACTGTGGCTGGGACGTATTTTTCGATATCATTAGGCGTAAAGATTATCTCATGGCTTGGTGATCCGGCTTTTGGCACAGTCGCAGTATCTTTCCACGCCCAAGTGCCGCGAACGATTACCGCATTATTATGTGCATTAACCGCTGAACCACCTGTTAAAGCGCTGGCTGATAAGCTTTGGCCGTAACTGATATCAGATGCTGTTGGTGCAGTTATGCTAAGGGTTGCTTTATTAACAATGACCCATACCTCTACGTTGACTGAACTGTATTTTTCTGAATTTGTAGGCTCAAACACGGCTGTAAAGTCATTTAGAGCAGAGGGGAACGTGTTGGGCCAAAGCCAATGCCACTCTCCTTCAACGGTCAATTTGTTGTTTTGTGGATCAACTGCTGAGCCACCTGTGAATAGGCTTTCGGACAATTTTTGGCCGTAACTGATATCCGATGCTGCCGGCGCAGTTACATTAGGGATTAACTTTTCAACCTCAATCCATACGGTTGTTGTGACTGCGTTATAATTTTGATCATCAACAGGTGTAAAGATTATATTATGTCTTGATGACGCCGTAGGCGCGCTCGTATTATCTACCCATTCCCAGGTACCATCAACGGTGAATGTATCGTTATACGGATTATAAGCCGAGCCGCCTGACAATGTGCTGTCTGAAAGCTTTTGCCCGTAGGTAATAGCTGATACCGTCGGTACAGTTAAAATGGGGGTCGATTTATAAACCGAAACCGGCACATCAACTGTGGCTGTGCTGTACTTTTCGGTTTTATTGGGCGTGAAAACCACTGCGTGGCTTGAGGTGCCGACAACAGGCGTGGTGGTATTTGTTTTCCATTGCCAAGTACCGGTCACTTCACCCCCCTGCGAGTTAACGGCTGAACCACCTGTCAATTGGGCGGTACTTAATGTTTGACCGAAAATGATGCTTTTAGCCTGGGGTACATTGCTGATAATGGGGCTTTCTTTGGATATTACAAAGGATTTACTGACGCTTCCTATGTAATTACCGTTTCTTACTGCGTTAACAATTACGGTTGCCGTATCCCCCAGATTGACGTTATTCTCGTAGCTGTAGTAAAAATCGTTGTTGCAATTTTCACCGTGAGTATGATTAATACTACATGGATTTAAAGTTATTGTTTCTTCACCGATTTTAAATTCTACTTTTGGTGTTGGCTTGATCGGTTCACCTGTAACAACTTGAGGTTCAATATCTTCAATAATATTACCCGCTAGTGCAATTTTCCATTTGGCATACAATGTTATGTTTTCTGTTATTGGCGTGCTAAAAACCCATTCGTTTAGGCACTCTGATTCGGTGAACCAACCTACGAATTCGTCGGCTGCCCCCAGTACGCCAGGATTTCTTATTGGGCCTGTTGGTTTTGCGACTGCGTCGCCTACCGCTAAGTCCTGAGGCTCTACCGCTGAACCGCCTTGTGCATCAAAGCTTGCAACAATCGTTTTTTGTTTTGTCAAATGAATATTAGGATATTGTACGCTACTATTTTTAAGCTTTGGGAGCTTTTTGTTATCAGTTGGAATATCCCACTTGTCGAGACTAAAGCCGCTCTCTGTCCAATTAAAAGCTTCAAATTTGTCGGTTAAAAGGCCTTGGCTTGTAGAATAAAACAGCTCTAAACCACGTGAATTTGGTGCTTCATTCACTGTATTAATAGAGCTCAGGGAATAACCATTATTAAAACCACCACTTGCGGCTATGTGGCCCGCATTTTCATTCGTGTTAGAACTAATTTTTGAATTTAAAGCAACGCAGTTATTGATTGCAGCTGTACCTGACGAATATCCTGCAATGCCTCCAGCCAATCCAGATGAATTTACATAGCCAGTACTATAGCAGTTGGATATTGTACCTGTGTTGTTGCCCACAATATTGCCGACGTTGGGTTTGCGCCAGTTATAAACCTTATAACCCAAAACAGTTGCAGAACTATAACAGTCAGAGACTATTCCGGCGTTTTCAGCAACTATTGCGCCAACGTTTTCGTAACCGCTTACATGTCCAGTAACGTAGCACTCTTTAATAGTACCTTTGGAATAAACTGCAATTCCGCCGGTGTTGTAATAAAACGACGACGTACTGCCCTTGATTATACAGTTCTCAAGACCTAAACCGCTAATTACAGCATTTTCACCAACATAGTTAAATAGCCCTCTATAAATATTCAAGTTTCTTATAACATGACCGTTTCCATCAAAATTCCCTTGAAACGGCGTCGAGGAAGTTCCAATTGCACTAACACTTTTTTCGCCCATATCAATATCATTTATAAGCTTGTAAAATTTCCCCGACTTATCATCGCGATTGTCGTTTACTTCATCTCGTAATCTTATAAGGTCATCGATGCTTTGAATAAGAAACGGGTCCGATTGAGTTCCTGTTCCTATGGATGCAATCCAAGCGGGGAAGGGGTCTGGTCTTGGAAGGCCGATATCCGCCCAGAACGATTCACATGCAAGAATGGCTGCGTCTAATTTATTTCCTTTGGTCTCTTCGTTATTCCCATTCCACGCATTACTCCAATAATAACTATCAATAACTGTACCATTGGTGTCGTCGCCAATAATCATTCCTGTTTTAATATCAGGATCATATATATTTACCCTAATTGTCCTGCCGAGATAGACTGACGCACTGATTGTTCCGCTATTGCACCCGCCTATAACACCGCCAACAATATTATCGCCTGAAAGATCACCTGTGACATAGCATTGCATTATAGCGCCACTTTCAATCCAACCTGCAATTCCGCCTGTGGAAAATGCGCTTTCGGGCTCAGCATAACCGGCAATATCTCCTCGGCTGTAACAACGCGTTATATTAATGGTACTAGTAGATTGTCCAAGAATTCCGCCTGCATATTTTGTACCTTCAATAGCGCATGTGCTGTAACAGTTTTCTATTTTAACTTTTTCATACATGGCTAAACCCGCGATGCCGCCTGCTGTTTCACCATTTACACGGCCCGTACTGTAGCAATTGATTATTGAGCCCTCGGTTATATTCGCTATTGCGCCTACGGTGTCGCCTACTATATTACAATCAACAACACCTAAGTTTTTTATAACAGCGCCTCTTTCGACCTTTGAAAACAAAGCACCGGTGGTGTTTTGGATGACACGATTATTACCATCAAAGGTACCTTTAAAGTTGATTAAAGGGCTAATGCCGTTAAAATCAATATTATTATTTAGTTTATAGAATTTACCGGTTGAATCTTTAGACCCAATGGCTATAAAATCTTGTGCGGTTTTGATTAAATAAGGGGAAGTACTCGTTCCGTTGCCTTGAAAGGTGTAAGATTTAATCCAGTGGGGCAACGTACTGGACTGGGTACCCCCAGTATTTTTTAGAATTGGAAGTGCGTTATCTACAAAAACCCAACTATTTGAGTCGTTTGAAAAAATATTAGAAAATTGCTCGGAGAGCACCCCAGTTGCGTTACAATTGATACTCTGGCCTTGCAAAACCTCAACGGACATATTGCTCCAAGCATAACAGTTACTTAGACCCGTACTAGGAATACCTGAAACCCCTCCACTTTTGTATCTATCGGCGCCTACGTATTTACCGTTTATGACTTTCTCGCATAAAGCCACACTGTTGGTTATAGAGGCTGTTTCATTTGCGTATCCGATGATACCGCCACCATAAGTAAAATATGTAGTGACATTACCAAGGTTGTAACAATTTTTGATCGAGCCGCTAGACCAGCCTGCAATACCACCCAATGCAAAGCCGTTAGAGGTTACGATATCACTTGTGTTATAACAGTCAGAAATACTACCGGATTCAAGTATAGCGCTTGCAATACCGCCAGCTGAACCCCGAGGAGTCTCTATAACACCTGCAGTATAGCATTCAGAAACGATGCCTTCGGTACGTCCAACAATACCACCGACAAAGTATGCTCCTATTAAATAGCCATTATAGTAGCAGCGAGAAATTGTTCCAGTGGAAATTCCCGCTATACCGCCAATATTGGTTGAATCGGACATGATCTCTCGGTTTATTTCAAAGGTGGAATAGCAATCAGAGATTGTTCCACTAGAAAGCCCTGCAATGCCGCCAATATTAGCGATATAAGTCCCTTGGATAACGCCAGAAGTGTAGCAATTTGTAATAGTTCCTTCAGAGTATCCTGCTAGAATGCCAATGTTCTCATCTATTGTTGCTCTCCAAGGATCTTGATGCTGCGACCCTGTGTCAATAAAAGCATCAACGACACCTAAATTTTTAACAACGCCTTCTTGACCTATGCTGCCGAATAACCCAACATTGCTTCCTCGTTCGCGCTGATATTTCAAATTTTTGATATCAAATCCTGCGCCGTCAAAGGTGCCACTAAATGGACTGGTTAAAGTTCCAATGATGACTCGATCTGTACCCATAGAAATGTCATTAACCATGACGTAGCAGGCGTCAGCATATTTCTTGTCTAGGTATGTAGAACCGTTCTCGACATAATAAGCTAGGTCCAGTAGATGTCTAGACTCTCCAATAACAAACGGGTTGCTCGGGCTGCCAATTTGTCCTATTGGCGCTGACCGCATGCTAAAACTACGGAAGGTATAGCGGCTTTGCATGGCTTCGTATTGTTTTACTTGCTCTAAAAGAGAGAGCTGTGCAGGATCTTTCCCCAACAGACTTGTGCCGGCAGCTTTATATAGAGGGCAATCCTCTAGATGCTGCACCATCTCCCCGCTGTCTAAAGGCGGACAATCACATTCAGGGGTCACATTGTTAATATCTTTGTTCTCTGGTAAAGAGGGGGCCTCGGGTTCGGCAGGGTCTTTAGCTTCACCGGAGGTGTTTTCGGGGCAATTCTCTAGATGCTGCACCATCTCGCCGCTGTCTAAAAGCGGACAATTGCACGCTGGAACAACTGTTGAATTGTCAGAAAAAGCTTCGTTTTCTGATGAAGGTAAGGGCTCGGATTCCACCTGTTCTTCACTTTGTACAGGCGCGGTATTATCAACTGCATTTTCTTCTGTATTGGCATTAGCTATATTCTCGGGGCAATTCTCTAAATGCTGCACCATTTCGCCACTGTCTAAAGGCGGACAATTACACGCCGAAGCAACATCTGTATTATCCATTCCAGCAGTTCGGTCACTTTCTGCGCTCTGACTTTCCTCTAATTTTGCAGATGCCGCTTCTGCTTCTACCATACTTTGGGCATCAGATAGATCTAATGCAGACGCGGGTAGAATGGTCATTTGTAAAATCACAGTAATTGTAAGTGCCATAGAGAGTAACCTTTTAAAACTCATGTCATATCCTCCGATTGTTCTTTTGTAAAACTATATTTTAATGTACGGTTTAGGGTTTTGATCTTCCTTATGACTCATCTGACAATTTTACTATCAAAAATATTTAGCGCTTTTTACATAAAACTACAATTTTAATTATAATAGCTTCTATCTGGCTTTGCTATTCCGATGCCGAAAGCAACACGATATAGGAAGAATTGACACTTAAAAAAAAGCAGCCACGGATAATAACACCGTGGCTGCTTGCTGCTTGACAGTCATTGCAGCAATATTTTGTAATTGTTGTAGGCCTGCCTGATCTGGCGATACTGCCGTTTCCGAATTGGAACCCTCGCACCGCTCCTCATAACGAACACATAGTGACACTCGTCCAATTCAGCGTACTGCATGTTAATGATATAGCTTTGATAACAGCGCAAAAAACTCCCCACAGAAGGTATTTGTTGCTCTAGACGGTTTAGCGTACCATAAGCCTCCAGCACAGAACCGTTTGTTAAATAGATTTTCAGTTTTTTCTGGGAACTCTCAATGTATTCCACCGCAACTAATGGAACCACACATTTTTCTCTGCCCACCGAATCTTGCAGTGTCAATAGAATCTGTTTTTCCTTGCGCAAACATTCCAAGAAAGATACCGACATCTGCACCTTTGGGTTGTTTGGATCTATCTGTGCCGGTTTTGTGGCATCGCGAACAAAGGCGATGAGATATTCCTCACCATTTGAGGTGATAATTTTAGAGTTGATCTCGGTACGGATGAGGGTACCATCCTTTTTTACATTTAGGCGATCAATATATTCATGTGGAAACAAATCCTCTTGAGTGTACTGCTCTTTTAAATAATAGCGCTCTGATGTCGGTATTAAATCTCGAATGTTTAGTTTGGTGATTTCTTCTATTGTGTAGCCAAATATTTCTGCACCCGACTGATTACACATTAGAATATCACCGTTGACATTTTCAATAAAGATTCCCTCTAGCGAGAGATTTAACAGAACCAATAAATCTTTATCAAGTATATTCACGGCACCGTTTCACTTCCCATCTGATCT from Oscillospiraceae bacterium MB24-C1 includes the following:
- a CDS encoding PAS domain S-box protein, which translates into the protein MNILDKDLLVLLNLSLEGIFIENVNGDILMCNQSGAEIFGYTIEEITKLNIRDLIPTSERYYLKEQYTQEDLFPHEYIDRLNVKKDGTLIRTEINSKIITSNGEEYLIAFVRDATKPAQIDPNNPKVQMSVSFLECLRKEKQILLTLQDSVGREKCVVPLVAVEYIESSQKKLKIYLTNGSVLEAYGTLNRLEQQIPSVGSFLRCYQSYIINMQYAELDECHYVFVMRSGARVPIRKRQYRQIRQAYNNYKILLQ